The following DNA comes from Flavisolibacter ginsenosidimutans.
ACTATTTCCCCAACTCCAAAACCCAAATTGTTTTCCCGGGCACTTTCCATTCCGGCACGGTTAAATCAGCGGTCCAACCGAGAGCAACATTTCTCGCTTTCGTAAAACCTTTGGTGATTTCAGAGAAACGTTCGGGTTTGATGGTCTTTTCATCGTTGCTCGTGTTCATTACTATCATCACGGTTTGCTTGTCAGTGTAACGGAAATAAACGTACACCCAATCTTCAGGCACAAACTGCATCAGCTTTCCTGTCCTGATTGCCGGGGAATTCTTGCGAAAATTTGCCAGCGTTCTTGTCCAATTAAAAACTTCGTTTTCGCTATCTGATCGCTCTTGTGATGTGAATTTGTTTTGCGCGTCTTCTTTCCAACCGCCTATAAAGTCGCTGCGAACAAGGCCATCCGGGTTAGAATAACCTTTCAATAGAATCTCGGTGCCGTAATACATTTCGGGAATACCGCGGGTTGTGAGTAGCCAGCCAATTCCCATTTTCAGCTTGGCCAAATCCTCGTTTACTTGCGAGTAAAAACGGCTCATGTCGTGGTTATCTAAAAACACCACTTCGTTTTCCGGATGTTGGTAAACGAAATCGTTTGCAAGCGTTTGGTAAAGTTTGTTCACACCTTCCGTCCATCCGAAGGCCTGCGTAAGTGCCGGCGCAATACCGTACAGGTTTGTTTGAAAATCGGTAGTGCCAATTAAATTGCTTTTGAATCGAATGTTGGTAAGATTGTTTTGGGTGAAGTAAGCCTGGTTTAACACGCCGTGCACCCAGGTTTCGCCAAACATGGTCATCTTCGGATATTCGTCCGTCAACGCCTTGTTGCAACGGTTCATAAAATCCAGATCGTTGTAGATATAAGTATCAATTCGCCAGCCGTCCACGCCAAATTCTTCCACGCACCAAATGGCGTTTTGAATGAGAAAGTTTGCGACGTAAGGATTGCTTTGATTGAGATCGGGCATTTGTGGCGTGAACCAACCGTCACTCATAATTTTTTCATCACGCTTTGACGCATGAACGTCCATCAGCGGTCCGTCTTTGTAAGTCGTGTTGGTGTACGAGGGCCATTGGTGCACCCAATCTTTCATGGGCATGTCCTGAATGAGAAAATTGTACAAGCCGCAGTGATTATAAACCGCATCCTGAATCAGTTTCATTCCCCGCTTGTGCAATTCATCGCTTAAATTTTTATAAGCAATATCACCGCCAAGCCTTGAATCTACTTTGTAATGATTGGTGATAGCATAACCGTGTTCGGTGCGGTTCGGCATGTCGTTCTCCAAAACAGGCGTTAACCAAACCGTTGACACACCAAGGTCTTTGAGGTAATCAAGATGACTGATGACGCCTTGAATATCGCCGCCATGCCGCGCAAAATAATCACCGCGGTTTATTTTTTTGTCCCGATAAATCGAAAGTGTATCGTTCGTGTAATCGCCGTTTGAAAAACGGTCGGGCATGATGAGGTAAATAAAATCGGATGACGTAACGCCTTGTGCATATTGCGTTCCTTTGCCGGAACGGCGGGGTTTTAACTCGTAATTGATGGTATTACTTCCCGATTTTAAGTCAAAGCTTCCTGCCTTTGCTGACGGCGTTACCAGCAAGTCTACAAAAACATAGTTAGGATTTTCAACGGTGTTCACTTTCACCAATTTCACACCCGCATAAGGTTGGAGTATAAGATTCTGCTTCGCGATGTTGGTGGAATGGATCATCAACTGCAACTTTTGCTCCTTCATTCCCGCCCACCAATGATTTGGATAAACGTCAACGCTTTGTTGAGCGAACAAAAAATTGATAAAGCAAAGGCAAATCGCAATTCCAAAAAACTTTCTCATAAACTCAAACTGATCGTTCTTCCAAAATTTTTAATTCATCTGACAAGGGCTCTACCTCCGCTTCGCCTTTCTTCTCTTTTACAAAAAAGAAGCAGATTAACGCCGCCAAAATCATCAGCCCACCGCCCACTTCCACTGCCAACAACCGGTCGTTGTTCAACACGTTTTTCATCAGCCATCCAAAGCCCAGCGATGCAATGATTTCGGGCAACACAATAAAGAAATTAAAGATGCCCATGTAAATTCCCACCTTGTCTCGTGGAAGCGAGCCGCTTAACATGGCATATGGCATGGACAAGATGCTGGCCCAGGCAATGCCCACGCCGGTCATGCAACCGTACAGCATGTATTTATTGGTTACCCAACTCACGCTGATCAATCCCACTGCGCCGCACAGAAGGCAGAGTGAATGCGTGGTTTTTCGTCCAAGCTTGTCGGCAATAAAAGGCAATACCAATGCAAACAGAAACGTGACAACACTATAAAACGCAAGCGTCAGGCTGCCAAAGTCTGCACCTTGTGCATAAACGGGATCACTTGCGTCTTTGCCGTGAAAAACGTTTACCGCAACGGCCGTTGTGTAATAAAACCACATCAAAAAAAGTCCCGGCCAAGTAAAAAATTGAATCAGCGAAACAATTCGCATTCGCTTGGGCATGTTCCGGAGTGCATGCAAAATTTCCCTCGCTCCCCCGCCAAATCCTTTATTTGACTCCTGCGCTTTTTTCATGCGATCGAGATCGGTTGGAGGATATTCCTTTGAGGTAAACACAGTGTACAAAACAGCCGACAGAAAAAAGAAAGCGCCGGTATAAAACGAAAACTTTACGTTTTCTGCAATCAAACCTTTTGCAGCGGTGTTTTGAAAGTGGAAAATATTGGTAAACACCCACGGCAAAGAAGACGCAATGCTGCCGCCCAAACCAATCATGAAGCTTTGCATGATAAATCCTCGGTTTACCTGCGAATCCGGAAGTTTATCTGTAACGAAGGCGCGGAACGGTTCCATTGAAACGTTGCCAAAAACGTCCATTACCCACAACAAACCTGCCGCCATAAATAATGAACTACTGTGCGGCATAAAAACCAAAGCAATAGAGCTCAAAATAGCGCCAACCATGAAATAAGGCCGTCGTCTTCCCCACTGCGGATGCCAGGTCCGGTCACTCATGTAACCAATAACGGGCTGAACCAGTAAGCCTGTCAGCGGTGCGGCCAAAAACAAAAGCGGAACCTGGTCGGGATTGGCGCCGAGGTTTTCATAAATACGGCCCATGTTGGCTCTTTGCAAATCCCAGCCAAACTGAATTCCGAAGAATCCTACGCTCATGTTTATAATTTGGGAAAGAAATAAGCGGGGCTTTTGTGAAACGGAGGTTCGTTCAAACGTAGTGGTAGCCATAAGCAATCGTAATTGCTTGACAAGATAAGCAGGAAAGTCAAATGATGTGTAAGAACTACACGATTATTTCGCGAATGGTCGGCATGTTTCAAAAACAAAACGGCCGCTTTAAGCGGCCGTCAGGATATTCAAATAAGAATTTCGCTTTTGTCTTATACGCCCAGCGTGAAACCGTTCGGCAACACCGCTCCTTTCTTCACCACCACAATTCCTTCCCTGATTGTGTAAAGTGGTGTGTCTTCGTCGGCCAAATGCGTACCGCCCATGATGCGCACGTCATCGCCGATGCGCACGTTTTTGTCAAGAATGGCGTTTTGAATGTGGCAGCGGTAGCCTACGCCCAGTTGCGGCACTCCGTGTTCCTGTGCGTGGCGAATGTCTTCAAGCGTCTCGTAATAATCGCTGCCCATCATGTACGTATTAATGATGGTAGTCTCGTGCTCCACCCGCGAACGAATGCCAATCACAACGTTCTCCAGATGCTTTGCATGCACAATGCTTCCATCGCCCAGGATGCTGTTTTCAATCTGGGTGCCGCTCACTTTTGCCGGCGGCAACATGCGGGCACGGGTATAAATAGCGCGGGTATTGTCAAAAAGATTAAACTCAGGAATGTCCTTTGTCAGAGCAATGTTGGCGTGAAAGAAAGCCGGAATATTCCCGATGTCTTCCCAATAACCTTCGTATTGGTACGAAGCCACTTTGTATTTGCCGATGCTTTGTGGAATGATTTCTTTGCCAAAATCGGTTGCGTGTGCAAATTCATTTTGCAAGAGATCAAACAGCAGTTCGCGGTTAAACACGTAAATGCCCATCGAAGCCAGGTACTCTTTTCCTTTGCCACGCATCTCTTCTCCCGTGTCGCTTATCCAATCTTCCAAACCCGATTTTGGTTTCTCGGTAAAGGAAGTAATCATGCCGTCGGTGATTTTACAAATACCAAACTCCGATGCTTCCTTGGCCGTAACGGGAATGGTGGCAATGGTGATGTCGGCGCCTGCGTCTTTGTGCGCCTTGATCATGTCTTGAAAATCTATCTGGTAAAGTTGGTCGCCCGACAGAATCAAAATGTATTCGCTGTCGAAAGGCTCAATGTGCCGCAGGCCTTGCCGCACGGCGTCCGCTGTGCCTTGAAACCAGGTTGGGTTGTCCGGTGTTTGCTCGGCGGCAAGTATGTCCACAAAAGCCGAACTAAAGGCGCTGAAGTGATAGGTGTTTTTTATGTGGCGGTTCAGTGATGCCGAGTTGAACATGGTCAACACGAACATGCGGGTAATGCCCGAATTTAAACAGTTGGAAATGGGAATGTCAACGAGGCGATATTTGCCAGCAATGGGTACAGCAGGCTTGCTTCTGTTGGACGTTAATGGTTGAAGTCTTGTGCCTGCGCCGCCGCCCAGAATAACGGATAAAACTTGTCTGCTCATATAGCTTTGATTTTGGAGTTGTAATTGAAGTTGATTCCTGCTTTGTTATTGGTTTAAAAAAACTGTTCCATTGTTTGCATTTTTTGTACCGGGCTTTGTTGCGTCCATCGAGCTTCACTTGCGTCGCACTCTTGTACGCCGTGTTCGCTGTGGGGCAAAAGATGTTCCCTCTCAGCAACCGGAGCAAAGCAACGACGCTGCGTCGTCTAAACGTCGCGTCGCTGCGTGAACATTGCCGAAACATGTTCCGAACGCACAAAAGTGACACAACCGGCGATGTCGGGAAAAACAAATGCTGGTTACATAAAAATCTTCTTTCCAAAGAACTGCTCCATTCCTGTTGCGCGAACCTGTGAACGGGTAAACAAGTGAGCTAAACCTTCACTGACTCGTACAACGCAATGTACTCGCTTGCCGATGCATCCCAGGAATGATCAATGTGCATCATGTAGCTGCGCATCCAGGTGTACAAATCTTTTTTGTTGTAGTATAAATCCACGGCTCTTCCCACACTGTACGAAATGTCTTCAACCGAAGCGTTGTTAAACCGGATACCAAAGCCTTGCCATTCGCCAAAATCACGAACGGTATCTTTTAATCCACCGGTGCTGCGCACCATGGGGACCGTGCCGTAACGCAAAGCATACATCTGGTTTAGACCACAGGGCTCTACGCGGCTTGGCATCAGCAAAAAATCCGCACCCGCATACAGCAGGTGACTTAAACTCTCGTTGTAACCAATAAAAGTGCTTACAAAGCCGCTAAATTGATCTTTTACTTCTTCCAGCCGGCCTTCAACATCGGGCTCGCCTGAACCAAGAATCAAAAAACTGACCTTGCCGTGATGGTGATAAATAGAAGAACGAATGGCATCGGGCAAGACATCGGCAGCCTTCTCTCCCACCAACCTTCCAATAAATGTAAAGAGCGGTTTATCGGGATCAAGACCAAACCTTGCGCACAATTCTTTTTTGTTTTTTCGCTTGCCATCTTTCACATCGTGCTCGTCATAATTCTTTGCAATCATGCTGTCCTTTGACGGGTCCCAAACATCGGCATCAATGCCGTTCAAAATACCGACGCATTTGCCGCGTTCGTACTCCATTAAATTTTCGAGGCCGGCAGCCTGGTAGCGCAATTCATCCAAATAACTCGGACTGACCGTTGTTACCCTCCAGGCACACTTAACGGCCGATGCCAGGGGATTAATGGCGTTGTTCCAATCAAGACCGCCCCAGGTGTACGCGTCATACGAAGGCAGCGTATTCCACTTGTCCCAACTAAACTGTCCCTGGTATTGAGCGTTGTGAATGGTAAATACAGTAGGCACATCGGCCATGTGTTTGAACGCAAAACAGTTTTTTAGCATGAAGGGGATCAAACCCGTTTGATGGTCGTGGCAATGCACAATGTCGGGCTTGTAAGTCCAGCGGCTCATCCAATCGCACACAGCTATTTGAAAACAAAGAAAGCGTTGCGTATCATCACCGTAACCGTAAATTTTTTCGCGGTCGAGCAGGCCGTTGATGTCAACAAGATAAAGTTCAAAACCAAGCTTGTTTGTCTTCTCGCGAATGATGGAGTAATTGAAATAATGAGAGCCGGAGTTTTGCGAACCCTCGTGCACAAGTTCCCACTCGTTTTGATAAAGAAATTTGGTGCGATACATCGGCATCACCACTTTGGCCGTATGTCCCAACTTGTTTTGATATTTTGGCAAGGCGCCTGCAACATCACCCAATCCACCTGCTTTTGCCACCGGAAAACATTCAGCCGATACGTGTATTATTTCCATAACCAATTACATCCTGCGTTGAAGGTAGAGGAAATTCTTTTTCAACAAATTCTGTACGCCAATTTTTCTATGCGCTAAACTTGCTACTTTCATCGCATAAACGATTGAACAATTATGGCAACATCCATGGGGCCAAACAAGCCCGCGATTGCACGCACAAACGCGCAACCCATTCCAACCAATTACGGTGCGTTAACCACGCTTGTCACGGTGTTCTTTTTTTGGGGCTTTATTGCCGCCGGCAACAGCATCTTCATCCCTTTTTGCAAACACTATTTTCATCTCGACCAATTTCAAAGCCAATTGGTGGACTTTGCTTTTTACACCGCATATTATTTTGGTGCATTGGGTCTTTATTTATACGGTGCTTTCGGGGGTCTTGACCTTGTGGCAAAATGGGGCTATAAAAAAAGCATCGTGTACGGCTTGTTGTTTTCGGCACTTGGCGCAGTGGCCATGATTGTCGCCGTTAACGCCAATGCTTTTGCCGGAATGTTGGTCGGCCTTTTCATTGTGGCACTTGGTTTTTCACTTCAACAAACTGCTGCGCAACCTTTTGCTATTTCTTTAGGAGATCCCGCAACGGGCACCGGCCGCGTAAACCTTGGCGGCGGCGTTAATTCGTTTGGAACGATGATAGGACCTATCGTTGTTGCCTTTGCTTTGTTTGGAACAACCGCTGCCGTTTCCGATGAAAAGATTCAATCGCTTGGATTGAGCAAGGTGATCGTTCTTTATGTCTGCGTTGGTATCTTATTTATTGCAGCAGCAGCGTTATTTTATTTTTCCAAAAAAGTACCGGCGGGCATCTCTACCGAAAAGCAGGAAAAAAGCAGCAAGGCGCTCACTGCTTTGCTTGTCATGACCGGTTTATTAATTATCATGTTTGCGCCTGTGTTCAGCAGCTACAACTCAAAAGAAGCTAAACGCATAGAAACGTTGGAAAAAGAAACAGGCGACGAGAATACAAAAGCGGTTGCTTTGTTGCAAAGCACCGTTGCTCCTGCTGACAGCGTCTTTGCAAAAAGCTTTTTTGCCGATAAGTCCGATGCCGTCATTAACAAACAATTGGATTCCTTGAACCAAATCAACCCGGCAAACATTGCCGCGGTAAAAACAATCAAAAGCGGCAACGATGCAAGAGCTGCTGAAATCGCAACGCTGAAACATCCGCTTGAACAAAAAAGAATGTATTGGCTTTTTGGTGCGCTGGCCGTGGTGGTGATTACGCTTTTGTTTTCCAACGCAAGTGCACAGCGAAATCCTGCGGGATGGGGCGCCATGCAGTATCCGCAGCTTGTTTTGGGCATGATTGGCATCCTCGTTTATGTAGGCGTTGAAGTAACGATAGTCTCCAACATCAGCGAACTGCTAAAACAACCAGCCTTTGGTTCCATCCCTTCTTCGCAGGCTGCGCCGTACATTTCCTTGTATTGGGGAAGTTTGATGATTGGCCGTTGGGCCGGTTCGGTTTCGGTATTTAATCTAAAGCCGTCAACAAAACAATTGATGACCATTCTTGTTCCCATCATTGCTTTTGGAATCGTGGTAGCAGTAAACGCCATCTCGCAATACGACGTGCGTCCGCTTTATTTATACATCGTTTGCGTGCTGGTGCAAATTGTCGCTTTCTACATTAGCAAAGACAAGCCCGCACGAACGCTGCTCATCTTTGCAAGCCTTGGCATGTTGGCCATGTTGATTGGCTTGTTTAGCACCGGAAACTTTGCCATCTATGCTTTCCTGAGCGGCGGCCTTTTCTGCTCTATCATGTGGCCGGCAATTTTTACACTTTCCGTTACGGGTTTGGGAAAATACACAACGCAGGGTTCTGCTTTTTTAATCATGATGATTCTTGGAGGTGGTATCATTCCACCCATACAAGGAAAGCTTGCCGACTTTTTGCAAAGCCGCTCGACAGAAGTAGGAACCGGTATTCACCAAAGCTATTGGGTGCCTGTAGTTTGTTTTGCCTACCTTGCCTTCTTTGCCTTTGCCGTGAAAGGGATTTTGAAAAGACAGGGAATTAATTACGAAGAAATAGACGAAACAATTTCTCCGCTTTCAACCGAACCCGAAGCGGCCATTGAAATCACGAAAAATTAGCCTGAAGAAATGATTGACCTCTCAAACGAGTTTGCCGTTGGCATTGACATTGGCGGCACCAACACCAAGTACGGTCTCGTAAACCACCGCGGCGAGATCATGGAAAAAGGCGAGTTGCGAACAGACGCACACCCGCAAATAGAAAGTTTTATTGACGCCTTGTACGAAGCCCTGGAACCCATCATTAAACGCCACGAAGCGGATGGAAAAGTAAAAGGCATCGGCATTGGCGCACCCAACGGAAATTTTTACACAGGCACTATTGATTACGCTCCTAACCTGCTTTGGAGAGGAATCATTCCGCTAGCCAAACTGGTCACGGAAAAATTTAATCTTCCCGCAGCGCTTACCAACGATGCAAATGCGGCCGCTGTTGGCGAAATGAATTACGGCGCAGCCCGCGGCATGAGAGATTTTATCATGATTACGCTGGGAACAGGCGTTGGCAGCGGCATTGTGGCAAACGGCCAATTGATTTATGGTCACGACGGCTTTGCCGGAGAACTGGGACACACCATTATTCGTCCGGGCGGACGAAAACATTGGTCAACGGATTTGGACGGTTCTCTGGAAGCTTACTGCTCTGCTACGGGCATTGTGCTTACGGCAAAAGAACTTTTAGAACAAAGTAAAGAAGACAGCACATTGCGTAAGTTAAACCCCGACGACATTACCTCGAAAGAGATTTACGAATGCGCAGTGAACGGCGATAAAATTGCGCAGGAAGTTTACCGCTTTACGGGACAAATTCTGGGCGAAGCGCTGGCAAACTTTGTGATGTTTTCTTCTCCTGAAGCTATTGTGCTTTTTGGCGGGGTCATTAAAGCCGGCGATCTGATTATGGAGCCCACGCGTGAGCACATGGAAAAAAACCTGCTGCCCATTTTTCAGGATAAGGTAAAGCTGGTGTTCAGCGAACTGAAAGAGGCCGACGCAGCGATACTGGGCGCAAGTGCGCTTGTGTGGGACATTCGGGAATGAGAGAAGATGAGTAATGAGTAATCAGTTATGAATGATAAAAATGCGAGGTGAAGACGCCTCGCATTTTATTTTATTGGCGATGGCGCCTTGTTTATTTTCTTCAACAGATGAAATGGCAAATGGTCAAAGATTCTTTACCGAATCACCGTCACCGTGCCTTTCAAAAGCACGGGTTGCCCAAGATAATTTACGACACTGATTAGCCAGACAAACGTTCCCGATGCAACCTTTCCATCCCATCCTTTGCCAGCATCGTTCGTACTAAAAACCACTTGTCCCCAACGGTTAAACACCGCAAACTGCTTCAACTCTTTGATGCCCACGTAAACCGGAAGCAGCACATCATTTCGGCCGTCGCCGTTGGGTGTAAAAGCAGTGGGTACGTAAACCGTTGGCCCCGTAAAAACCTTCACAACCAAGGTGCCGCTGGCGGTGCAACCTTCCGGCGTTGTTGCAATAACGGTATAAGTTTGATTGTTGTTTAAAGTAACAAAGGGATTGGCAACAGCCGGGTTTGAAAGACCCGTGACAGGCTGCCACGAAACGCTTCCATTGGTTTGAACGTTCAACTGCGAAGTAACGTTTTGTAGCACCGTTGTATCGTTTGCCACAAGAAAAGCTTTTGCAATTTTTATCGTTTTCCCTACCGTGTCGGAAGTGCATCCGTTGTCCGCTTCAGCCCATAAACGAACGCTATAAAAACCTTGTTGATCAAAAACGGTTTGCACGTTTTGCCCCGTTAAAAATCTGCTGGTCTCAATTTGCCAATGCCATTTGCCAATCGTTGATGCATTGTCCAATTGCAGGCCGTTGAAGGAAAGCAATTCGTTTGTGCAACCGTCGTGTACATCCGCATCTATTAAAGGCGCTGGCTTGACAAAAAAATCAGTTGCAGAAACAACTGGCTGACCGCAGCCGTAATTGGAACTGGCTACAACTTGTAGCTGATGACTGCCAGCAGATAAATTGCTTAAGGATGGAGCCGGATTTCCCGTCGTTGCAGCGCCATCAAGTTGCCAGTGATAATTGACAGTGGCTTGCGGTGTATACAACAACCTTGGCTCATAGCCGAAACACGTATCAAATACTTTTATTGGTGTAGCAGAAGGATTGGCGGCAATGATGATTGTTTTTGTCGAATCGTTTTCGCAACCGTCTTTTCCTTTGATTTTTAAGTTAACCGCGTAATTGCCGGGTGAAGTATAAAGATGCGGTGGCGGTGCTGCAAGCGTACTCGTTGTGCCGTCACCAAAACTCCAGTTATAACTAACGATTGGCGCAAATGAAACAGAAGCGTCGGTGAAAACGACCGGGATGCCTTCGCAACCGGTATTGTTTGGAAAATTGGTAGCGAAGAGCGGGTCGAGCGCCGTACAAAATTGTTGAAGGTTGACAGCGCCGCCCGTTGCGCCAGAGAAACCCCAATAAACATTTGGATCATTATTGAAGATGGCCGTTACTAAATCAATCTGTTTTTGCAAACGCAGCATGCCATCGAAATAGGTGCGCAGCCATTTTGTATTTGCGTCCCAGCTAATGCGCAAGGTGTGCCACTGGCAATCTTCTACGTTGTCGCTTGTTGACCATATTGGAACGGGGCCAGCAAGATCGTTTCCGTGTGCAACGATGCCGTTTGCTTGTATGCTGATGTGATCGAAGGCAGGATCGTTGAGATTAGGGTTTTGCCAGGTGTCAAGCGTAATGCCTATGGAAGGCGATACGCCGGCAAAGCCCATGCCTTCGCCAGAAGAACCGACGCTTGTGCTGATGGGTTGCAGCATAAACACAATGCCGTCGGCGCCGTTTGTGTCGTTGCAGCCCAGGAAAACTTTGAACCAAAAATCAAAGGAATTGTTCAGGCTTATTTTATTGCCGTTCCAAACGCTTCCGCTTTGAAAGGTGGTAGCTTGTGTTAACGTGTAACAGTTGCAGGAATTTTTTTGTGCCGAACCGTTCAGAATGTATTGCGAAAAAAGCGTTTGCCTGCAGCAAAGGAAAAAGAGGAATAGCGGAAATTGTTTAACAAAACGCTTCACTCCCTAAAAATAAGCAATGGCCTTAACTGTTTTGAAGCGCTTTTGCTTTTTCCCACTCGCTTCTGCCGTAGCCCGCTACCACGTGGCGTTCGCTGTGGTATGACGAGCGAACAAGGGGGCCGCTTTCTACGTAATCCAATCCCAATTCGTAACCGATTTCTTTGTATTCCGCAAATTCGGTTGGATGAACAAAGCGTTGCACTGGCAAATGTTTTTTTGTGGGTTGCAGGTATTGGCCAATGGTCACCACATCGCATCCGGCGGCAGCCAAATCTTTCAGGGTTTGCACCACTTCTTCTTTGACTTCGCCGAGGCCGAGCATGATGCCGCTTTTTGTGCGCATGCCGCCTTTCTTAAGCGCAGTAATGACCTCCATGCTGCGCCAGTATTTGGCTTGAATGCGCACTTGTTTTGTTAAGCGTTCAACGGTTTCAATATTGTGTGAAACCACTTCCGGCGCGGCTTCTATGATGCGTTGAATATTTTCTTTCTCCCCTTTGAAATCGGGAATCAACGTTTCGAGTGTTGTCTCCGGGTTCAATGCTTTTACGGCTTTGATTGTATTGTACCAGATAATGGAACCGCCGTCTTTCAGTTCGTCGCGGTCAACCGACGTTAACACAGCGTGTTTTACCTGCATTAAATGAATGGCTTCGGCAACGCGTTGCGGCTCGTCCCAATCCACGGGATCGGGGCGGCCTGTAGCCACGGCGCAAAAGCCGCAACTGCGGGTGCAAACGTTTCCAAGAATCATAAAGGTGGCGGTGCCTTCGCCCCAGCACTCGCCCATGTTGGGGCAATTGCCGCTTTCGCAAATGGTGTGCAATTTGTGCGTGTCCACCAAGCCGCGAACGTGCTTGTAGCTTTCACCGATGGGCAATTTCACGCGAAGCCAGTCGGGCTTTGTTCTTTTCGTTCCTTCTGCAGATGCTATTGGGAGTTCAATCATTGATTCAAATTTTCACTTCTGTATTGCTCAGTAAACTTACCGAACGTACAAGCGTGCGGCGCAACAGACGCTTAATAGTAATCGTGTTGCAGGGTTCATAATCCTGCAAATTTAATCACGGAAAGCCAACTATTTTGTAGCGGCAAAATCGCGACAGTTCTTTTTAAATTCTTGTCATCCGCGGTTCTATTTTCGGTGGCCGAATACGTAGGCAATGTGCCCTTGGAAAAAGAGTTGCTTTGGTTCGCTGTAAACCATTTGCGGAATTTTGGAGAAGTAATAATCGAGGCTTACGCCGATTTCAAGAGCGTTGATGGATTCGTTGAACCGGCCAAAA
Coding sequences within:
- a CDS encoding glycoside hydrolase family 13 protein, with amino-acid sequence MRKFFGIAICLCFINFLFAQQSVDVYPNHWWAGMKEQKLQLMIHSTNIAKQNLILQPYAGVKLVKVNTVENPNYVFVDLLVTPSAKAGSFDLKSGSNTINYELKPRRSGKGTQYAQGVTSSDFIYLIMPDRFSNGDYTNDTLSIYRDKKINRGDYFARHGGDIQGVISHLDYLKDLGVSTVWLTPVLENDMPNRTEHGYAITNHYKVDSRLGGDIAYKNLSDELHKRGMKLIQDAVYNHCGLYNFLIQDMPMKDWVHQWPSYTNTTYKDGPLMDVHASKRDEKIMSDGWFTPQMPDLNQSNPYVANFLIQNAIWCVEEFGVDGWRIDTYIYNDLDFMNRCNKALTDEYPKMTMFGETWVHGVLNQAYFTQNNLTNIRFKSNLIGTTDFQTNLYGIAPALTQAFGWTEGVNKLYQTLANDFVYQHPENEVVFLDNHDMSRFYSQVNEDLAKLKMGIGWLLTTRGIPEMYYGTEILLKGYSNPDGLVRSDFIGGWKEDAQNKFTSQERSDSENEVFNWTRTLANFRKNSPAIRTGKLMQFVPEDWVYVYFRYTDKQTVMIVMNTSNDEKTIKPERFSEITKGFTKARNVALGWTADLTVPEWKVPGKTIWVLELGK
- a CDS encoding MFS transporter codes for the protein MSVGFFGIQFGWDLQRANMGRIYENLGANPDQVPLLFLAAPLTGLLVQPVIGYMSDRTWHPQWGRRRPYFMVGAILSSIALVFMPHSSSLFMAAGLLWVMDVFGNVSMEPFRAFVTDKLPDSQVNRGFIMQSFMIGLGGSIASSLPWVFTNIFHFQNTAAKGLIAENVKFSFYTGAFFFLSAVLYTVFTSKEYPPTDLDRMKKAQESNKGFGGGAREILHALRNMPKRMRIVSLIQFFTWPGLFLMWFYYTTAVAVNVFHGKDASDPVYAQGADFGSLTLAFYSVVTFLFALVLPFIADKLGRKTTHSLCLLCGAVGLISVSWVTNKYMLYGCMTGVGIAWASILSMPYAMLSGSLPRDKVGIYMGIFNFFIVLPEIIASLGFGWLMKNVLNNDRLLAVEVGGGLMILAALICFFFVKEKKGEAEVEPLSDELKILEERSV
- a CDS encoding glucose-1-phosphate adenylyltransferase, yielding MSRQVLSVILGGGAGTRLQPLTSNRSKPAVPIAGKYRLVDIPISNCLNSGITRMFVLTMFNSASLNRHIKNTYHFSAFSSAFVDILAAEQTPDNPTWFQGTADAVRQGLRHIEPFDSEYILILSGDQLYQIDFQDMIKAHKDAGADITIATIPVTAKEASEFGICKITDGMITSFTEKPKSGLEDWISDTGEEMRGKGKEYLASMGIYVFNRELLFDLLQNEFAHATDFGKEIIPQSIGKYKVASYQYEGYWEDIGNIPAFFHANIALTKDIPEFNLFDNTRAIYTRARMLPPAKVSGTQIENSILGDGSIVHAKHLENVVIGIRSRVEHETTIINTYMMGSDYYETLEDIRHAQEHGVPQLGVGYRCHIQNAILDKNVRIGDDVRIMGGTHLADEDTPLYTIREGIVVVKKGAVLPNGFTLGV
- a CDS encoding glycogen synthase — its product is MEIIHVSAECFPVAKAGGLGDVAGALPKYQNKLGHTAKVVMPMYRTKFLYQNEWELVHEGSQNSGSHYFNYSIIREKTNKLGFELYLVDINGLLDREKIYGYGDDTQRFLCFQIAVCDWMSRWTYKPDIVHCHDHQTGLIPFMLKNCFAFKHMADVPTVFTIHNAQYQGQFSWDKWNTLPSYDAYTWGGLDWNNAINPLASAVKCAWRVTTVSPSYLDELRYQAAGLENLMEYERGKCVGILNGIDADVWDPSKDSMIAKNYDEHDVKDGKRKNKKELCARFGLDPDKPLFTFIGRLVGEKAADVLPDAIRSSIYHHHGKVSFLILGSGEPDVEGRLEEVKDQFSGFVSTFIGYNESLSHLLYAGADFLLMPSRVEPCGLNQMYALRYGTVPMVRSTGGLKDTVRDFGEWQGFGIRFNNASVEDISYSVGRAVDLYYNKKDLYTWMRSYMMHIDHSWDASASEYIALYESVKV
- a CDS encoding MFS transporter, giving the protein MATSMGPNKPAIARTNAQPIPTNYGALTTLVTVFFFWGFIAAGNSIFIPFCKHYFHLDQFQSQLVDFAFYTAYYFGALGLYLYGAFGGLDLVAKWGYKKSIVYGLLFSALGAVAMIVAVNANAFAGMLVGLFIVALGFSLQQTAAQPFAISLGDPATGTGRVNLGGGVNSFGTMIGPIVVAFALFGTTAAVSDEKIQSLGLSKVIVLYVCVGILFIAAAALFYFSKKVPAGISTEKQEKSSKALTALLVMTGLLIIMFAPVFSSYNSKEAKRIETLEKETGDENTKAVALLQSTVAPADSVFAKSFFADKSDAVINKQLDSLNQINPANIAAVKTIKSGNDARAAEIATLKHPLEQKRMYWLFGALAVVVITLLFSNASAQRNPAGWGAMQYPQLVLGMIGILVYVGVEVTIVSNISELLKQPAFGSIPSSQAAPYISLYWGSLMIGRWAGSVSVFNLKPSTKQLMTILVPIIAFGIVVAVNAISQYDVRPLYLYIVCVLVQIVAFYISKDKPARTLLIFASLGMLAMLIGLFSTGNFAIYAFLSGGLFCSIMWPAIFTLSVTGLGKYTTQGSAFLIMMILGGGIIPPIQGKLADFLQSRSTEVGTGIHQSYWVPVVCFAYLAFFAFAVKGILKRQGINYEEIDETISPLSTEPEAAIEITKN
- a CDS encoding ROK family protein, translated to MIDLSNEFAVGIDIGGTNTKYGLVNHRGEIMEKGELRTDAHPQIESFIDALYEALEPIIKRHEADGKVKGIGIGAPNGNFYTGTIDYAPNLLWRGIIPLAKLVTEKFNLPAALTNDANAAAVGEMNYGAARGMRDFIMITLGTGVGSGIVANGQLIYGHDGFAGELGHTIIRPGGRKHWSTDLDGSLEAYCSATGIVLTAKELLEQSKEDSTLRKLNPDDITSKEIYECAVNGDKIAQEVYRFTGQILGEALANFVMFSSPEAIVLFGGVIKAGDLIMEPTREHMEKNLLPIFQDKVKLVFSELKEADAAILGASALVWDIRE